In Stutzerimonas stutzeri, a genomic segment contains:
- a CDS encoding lipase family protein, which produces MQIAAEQSPSGPRRSDGRTYLAEERAVLESAHFLRVEVSDLVEAKGHLPDPDPAWQPKPSAMLKHNAGQASKCTGIALKPNCHQVLEVKALRAYSPLLSRDKNFCAINAYHLAVMSTFVYAPFGEPKQPDGAYASSPPPYSRSGSIGHVLREQLARLEKATTFDNASYQLLYEEVPYSKRLEIMPYDPDRYQSEAVKGWANPEDVHFLYDEETDSQAFIAHNDKLMLISVRGTLGTPDILRDLDARQVPYAEGTGQAHRGFYDSFQAVKVFVQRYMEAFYTGEQTLIICGHSLGGAVALLLAEWIRMLPSQPQMMLYTFGAPRAGDRAFVQSAQGLVHHRLVNHNDPIPAVPFTWLDAEWKLASAGTVVLFSSPLLGVALLLGGLLNLQGDPYEHHGQQRHFVPRKPNGGSEASILWQPDCALIDEQACARYAGAIDLQGDMPKRMAFIEQAFAGAEHSSDSGYSRAMLTTLLRWHASVEEREGVLFTPGEIHDIDRLIQLAEAELDSWQPRDFMEFRRAVRVRHDSRFYNKSDLELRQMYDAGIALARSLSRQQRAALGRAKERLLNEAGRRLTATNVFGDLINRGDLPELVAQWRALEQNQRAEQLAEITRRPERRYA; this is translated from the coding sequence TTGCAGATCGCTGCTGAGCAATCCCCATCTGGCCCCCGCCGATCTGATGGCCGTACCTATCTGGCAGAAGAGCGCGCCGTACTGGAAAGCGCTCACTTTCTGCGCGTAGAAGTTAGCGACCTGGTCGAGGCCAAGGGGCATCTACCCGACCCTGATCCAGCCTGGCAGCCAAAGCCTTCCGCCATGCTTAAGCACAACGCTGGGCAGGCGTCCAAGTGCACCGGCATAGCACTGAAGCCCAATTGTCATCAGGTATTGGAAGTCAAGGCGCTCCGGGCCTACAGCCCGCTGCTCTCGCGCGACAAGAATTTCTGCGCAATCAACGCCTACCATTTGGCCGTAATGAGCACCTTCGTGTATGCGCCGTTCGGCGAACCGAAGCAGCCGGATGGTGCTTATGCCTCCAGTCCGCCCCCCTATAGCCGCAGCGGGAGCATTGGGCATGTGCTGCGCGAGCAACTGGCCCGGCTGGAAAAAGCCACGACGTTCGATAACGCCAGTTACCAGCTGCTCTACGAAGAAGTGCCCTATTCCAAAAGGCTGGAAATCATGCCCTATGATCCGGATCGCTATCAGAGCGAGGCCGTTAAAGGCTGGGCTAATCCCGAAGACGTGCATTTTCTCTACGATGAAGAGACGGACTCCCAGGCCTTCATCGCCCATAACGACAAGCTCATGCTCATCTCGGTGCGGGGCACACTGGGAACGCCAGATATATTGCGAGATCTTGACGCCCGCCAGGTCCCGTACGCTGAAGGCACCGGTCAAGCCCACCGAGGATTTTATGACTCGTTCCAGGCCGTCAAGGTTTTCGTTCAGCGCTATATGGAAGCCTTCTACACTGGCGAGCAGACCCTAATCATTTGTGGGCACAGTCTCGGCGGCGCCGTTGCATTGCTCTTAGCGGAGTGGATCAGAATGCTCCCATCACAACCGCAGATGATGCTGTACACCTTCGGCGCCCCACGCGCCGGCGACCGAGCCTTTGTGCAAAGTGCCCAAGGGCTTGTCCATCACCGCCTCGTCAATCACAACGACCCTATCCCCGCCGTCCCCTTCACCTGGCTGGATGCCGAGTGGAAGCTGGCCAGCGCCGGTACCGTGGTGCTGTTCAGCTCACCCTTGCTGGGTGTGGCGCTGCTCCTGGGTGGGCTGCTCAACCTGCAGGGCGACCCATACGAGCACCATGGTCAACAACGCCACTTCGTGCCCCGCAAGCCCAACGGTGGCAGCGAAGCCTCCATACTCTGGCAACCCGACTGCGCATTGATCGACGAACAGGCCTGTGCGCGTTATGCCGGTGCGATTGATCTGCAGGGCGACATGCCAAAGCGAATGGCCTTCATCGAACAGGCTTTCGCCGGCGCAGAGCATTCCTCCGACAGTGGCTACAGCCGTGCCATGCTCACTACGCTGCTGCGCTGGCATGCAAGCGTTGAGGAGCGGGAAGGTGTCTTGTTTACGCCCGGTGAGATCCACGACATCGACCGGTTGATCCAGCTCGCCGAAGCCGAGCTGGACAGTTGGCAGCCGCGAGATTTTATGGAGTTTCGCCGGGCAGTAAGAGTGCGCCACGACTCTCGCTTCTATAACAAATCCGATTTGGAGCTCCGCCAGATGTACGACGCTGGCATCGCCCTGGCACGCTCCCTTAGCAGGCAACAACGAGCAGCGCTGGGGCGTGCGAAAGAACGGCTGCTAAACGAGGCGGGCAGACGCCTGACCGCGACCAACGTGTTCGGCGACTTGATTAATCGGGGCGACTTGCCCGAATTGGTCGCCCAATGGCGAGCACTGGAACAAAACCAAAGAGCTGAACAACTGGCCGAGATAACGAGACGTCCGGAACGCCGATACGCCTGA
- a CDS encoding MetQ/NlpA family ABC transporter substrate-binding protein — translation MKKLLAALAAVAAFSAQAADELNVAATAVPHAEILEFVKPQLAEQGVDLKVKVFTDYVQPNIQVAEKRLDANFFQHQPYLDEFNKGKGTELVSVAGVHIEPFGAYSSKLKSLEELPNGATVVIPNDATNGGRALLLLQKAGVITLKDGAGITATPKDIAENPKNIKIRELEAATLPRVLTQVDLALINTNYALEAKLNPTEDALFIEGSDSPYVNILVARPDNKDSAAMQKLAEALHSEEVKQFINEKYKGAVVPAF, via the coding sequence ATGAAAAAACTGCTTGCCGCCCTTGCCGCTGTCGCGGCCTTCTCCGCCCAGGCTGCCGATGAGCTGAACGTCGCCGCGACGGCCGTTCCGCACGCCGAGATCCTCGAATTCGTCAAACCGCAGCTGGCCGAACAGGGCGTCGACCTGAAAGTGAAAGTCTTCACTGACTATGTGCAGCCAAACATCCAGGTGGCCGAAAAGCGCCTGGACGCCAATTTCTTCCAGCATCAGCCGTACCTGGATGAATTCAACAAGGGCAAGGGCACCGAACTGGTCAGCGTTGCTGGCGTGCACATCGAGCCTTTCGGCGCCTATTCCAGCAAGTTGAAGTCGCTGGAGGAGCTGCCCAATGGCGCCACGGTCGTCATCCCCAACGACGCCACCAATGGCGGCCGTGCCCTGCTGCTGTTGCAGAAGGCGGGTGTGATCACCCTGAAGGACGGTGCCGGCATCACCGCCACGCCGAAGGACATCGCCGAGAACCCGAAGAACATCAAGATCCGTGAGCTGGAAGCCGCCACCCTGCCACGCGTGCTGACCCAGGTCGACCTGGCGCTGATCAACACCAACTACGCGCTGGAAGCCAAGCTCAACCCGACCGAGGACGCTCTGTTCATCGAAGGCAGCGATTCGCCTTATGTGAACATCCTCGTGGCCCGTCCGGACAACAAGGACAGCGCTGCCATGCAGAAGCTGGCCGAGGCGCTGCACAGCGAAGAGGTGAAGCAGTTCATCAATGAGAAGTACAAGGGTGCCGTAGTTCCGGCGTTTTAA
- a CDS encoding methionine ABC transporter permease produces the protein MEALLANVDWYEIWLATLDTLLMLGGSLLFTILLGLPLGVLLFLTGPRQLFENGPLYAFLSFVVNVLRSLPFIILLIVMIPFTVLITGTSLGVAGAIPPLVVGAAPFFARLVETALREVDRGIIEATQAMGATTRQIIFSALLPEARPGIIAAVTVTAITLVSYTAMAGVVGAGGLGDLAIRFGYQRFQTDVMVVTVVLLLVLVQVLQSVGDKLVTHFSRK, from the coding sequence ATGGAAGCTCTATTGGCAAACGTCGACTGGTACGAGATCTGGCTGGCCACGCTGGACACCCTGCTGATGCTCGGCGGTTCGCTGCTGTTCACCATCCTGTTGGGCCTGCCGCTGGGCGTGCTGCTATTTCTCACCGGTCCGCGTCAGCTGTTCGAGAACGGCCCGCTGTACGCTTTCCTTTCCTTCGTGGTCAACGTGCTGCGCTCGCTGCCGTTCATCATCCTGCTGATCGTGATGATTCCCTTCACGGTTCTGATCACCGGCACTTCGCTGGGCGTCGCCGGAGCCATTCCACCGTTGGTGGTGGGCGCTGCGCCGTTCTTCGCACGACTGGTGGAAACCGCCCTGCGTGAGGTCGACCGCGGCATCATCGAGGCAACCCAGGCGATGGGCGCCACCACCCGACAGATCATTTTCAGCGCCCTGCTGCCCGAGGCGCGTCCGGGCATCATCGCCGCCGTGACGGTCACGGCCATCACCCTCGTCTCCTACACCGCCATGGCCGGCGTGGTGGGTGCGGGCGGGCTCGGCGACCTGGCCATCCGTTTCGGCTACCAGCGCTTCCAGACCGACGTCATGGTGGTCACCGTCGTTCTGCTACTCGTCCTGGTGCAGGTGCTGCAAAGCGTCGGTGACAAGCTGGTGACTCACTTTTCCCGTAAATAA
- a CDS encoding methionine ABC transporter ATP-binding protein, with the protein MIEFQQVHKTYRVTGRRGAGREIPALKPTDLRIGAGEVFGLIGHSGAGKSTLLRLINRLEEPSGGRILVNDEDVTALDADGLRRFRQRVGMIFQHFNLLMSKTVADNVAMPLRLAGNHSRSEIDARVAALLERVGLKDQARKYPAQLSGGQKQRVGIARALATEPDILLCDEATSALDPQTTASVLQLLGEINAELKLTIVLITHEMDVIRRVCDRVAVMDGGEIVEQGLVTEVFLHPKHPTTQRFVLEDEAVDEGEQRDDFAHVPGRILRLTFQGDATYKPLLGTVARETGVDFSILSGRIDRIKDTPYGQLTLALVGGDMAAALARLDAADVHVEVVR; encoded by the coding sequence GTGATTGAATTCCAGCAAGTCCATAAAACCTACCGGGTTACCGGGCGCCGAGGCGCAGGCCGTGAAATCCCTGCGCTCAAACCGACCGACCTGCGTATTGGAGCCGGCGAAGTGTTCGGCCTGATCGGCCATTCCGGTGCGGGTAAAAGCACCCTGCTGCGGCTGATCAACCGGCTGGAAGAACCGTCCGGTGGGCGAATTCTGGTTAACGATGAGGATGTCACGGCACTGGATGCCGACGGCCTGCGGCGCTTCCGCCAGCGTGTCGGGATGATTTTCCAACACTTCAACCTGCTGATGTCCAAGACGGTCGCGGACAACGTCGCCATGCCGCTGCGCCTGGCCGGCAACCACTCACGCAGCGAAATCGACGCCCGTGTCGCCGCGCTGCTCGAGCGTGTCGGCCTTAAAGATCAGGCGCGCAAATACCCGGCACAGCTTTCCGGCGGCCAGAAGCAGCGCGTCGGCATTGCCCGCGCGCTGGCCACCGAGCCGGACATTCTGCTCTGCGACGAAGCCACCAGCGCGCTTGATCCGCAGACCACGGCCTCGGTGCTGCAGCTGCTTGGGGAAATCAATGCAGAGCTGAAGCTGACCATTGTGCTGATCACCCACGAAATGGACGTGATCCGCCGTGTTTGCGACCGCGTCGCGGTGATGGACGGTGGCGAGATCGTCGAACAAGGGCTGGTTACCGAAGTATTCCTGCACCCCAAACACCCCACCACTCAGCGTTTCGTACTGGAAGACGAGGCCGTAGACGAAGGCGAACAGCGCGACGATTTCGCCCATGTACCGGGCCGCATTCTGCGCCTGACCTTTCAGGGCGACGCCACTTACAAGCCGCTACTGGGCACTGTGGCGCGGGAAACCGGGGTGGACTTCAGCATCCTTTCGGGGCGCATCGACCGTATCAAGGACACGCCCTACGGCCAGCTGACCCTGGCGCTGGTCGGGGGTGACATGGCTGCCGCCCTGGCCCGCCTGGACGCCGCAGACGTACACGTGGAGGTAGTGCGCTGA
- the katE gene encoding catalase HPII: MIHNKDPKHSELAGTDTVDRKNHNAKLDDLEVSRSDATGEALTTNQGVKIADNQNTLKAGERGPSLLEDFIMREKLTHFDHERIPERIVHARGSAAHGVFVSYDDHSALTKASFLAGKGKETPVFVRFSTVQGSRGSADTVRDVRGFATKFYTDEGIFDLVGNNMPVFFIQDAIKFPDFVHAVKPEPHNEIPQGQSAHDSFWDFVSLTPESAHMVIWAMSDRGIPRSLRAMEGFGVHTFRLINAEGVSRFVKFHWKPVAGAFSLVWDETLKLAGKDPDFNRRDLWESIEMGDYFEWELGVQVVEEADEHKFDFDLLDPTKIIPEELVPVQKLGKMTLNRNPDNFFAETEQAAFHIGHIVPGIDFTNDPLLQGRLFSYTDTQLLRLGGPNFHEIPINRSIAPVHNNQRDAFHRQTINKGRANYEPNSIDSGWPKETPPAASGGGFESYPERMEGHKVRVRSPSFADHFTQATLFWNSMSAPEKEHIIGAYSFELGKVERVFIRERQVNEILANIDLELARRVAENIGVTPPTAPTVSTKQPNPASSPALSLMNHLSGNIKSRKVAILIANGVDGNAIEAFKNKLADEGALAKLIGPSPAPVKTADGKMLTPDAAMDGMPSIAFDAVFVPGGAQSVQAMTKSGVAKHYLLEAYKHLKPIAVLGEARQLLTLLNLPEDAGLVSGEDADVGTVFAAFAQALAQHRIWAREPLAEQVPA; encoded by the coding sequence ATGATCCATAACAAAGACCCAAAGCACAGCGAGCTCGCCGGTACCGACACGGTCGACCGCAAGAATCACAATGCCAAACTCGATGATCTGGAAGTCTCGCGCAGCGATGCTACGGGCGAGGCCTTGACCACCAACCAAGGTGTGAAGATCGCTGATAACCAGAACACGCTGAAGGCTGGCGAGCGCGGCCCTTCGCTGCTCGAAGATTTCATCATGCGCGAGAAGCTCACCCACTTCGACCATGAGCGCATTCCGGAGCGCATCGTCCATGCACGTGGTTCGGCAGCCCATGGTGTGTTCGTCAGCTACGACGACCACAGCGCGCTGACAAAGGCCTCTTTCCTGGCCGGCAAGGGCAAGGAGACGCCGGTGTTTGTGCGCTTCTCCACCGTGCAGGGCTCGCGTGGATCGGCCGATACGGTGCGCGACGTGCGCGGCTTCGCCACCAAGTTCTACACCGACGAAGGCATCTTCGATCTGGTCGGCAACAACATGCCGGTGTTCTTCATCCAGGACGCGATCAAATTTCCCGACTTCGTGCATGCGGTCAAACCCGAGCCGCACAACGAGATCCCCCAGGGCCAGTCGGCCCACGACAGTTTCTGGGATTTCGTCTCGCTGACGCCTGAGTCGGCGCATATGGTGATCTGGGCCATGTCCGATCGCGGCATTCCGCGCAGCCTGCGCGCCATGGAGGGCTTCGGCGTGCACACCTTCCGCCTGATCAATGCCGAAGGCGTGAGCCGTTTCGTCAAGTTCCATTGGAAGCCAGTCGCCGGGGCCTTCTCGTTGGTCTGGGACGAGACCCTGAAGCTGGCCGGCAAGGACCCGGACTTCAACCGCCGTGACCTGTGGGAGTCCATCGAGATGGGCGACTACTTCGAGTGGGAACTGGGCGTGCAAGTGGTCGAGGAAGCCGATGAGCACAAGTTCGACTTCGACTTGCTCGACCCGACCAAGATCATCCCGGAAGAGCTGGTGCCGGTACAGAAGCTTGGAAAGATGACCCTCAACCGCAACCCGGATAATTTCTTTGCCGAGACCGAGCAGGCCGCCTTCCACATCGGCCATATCGTGCCCGGCATCGACTTCACCAATGATCCGCTGTTGCAGGGCCGTCTGTTTTCCTACACCGACACCCAGTTGCTGCGCCTCGGTGGGCCGAACTTCCACGAAATCCCGATCAACCGATCGATAGCGCCGGTGCACAACAACCAGCGCGATGCTTTCCATCGGCAGACGATCAACAAGGGCCGCGCCAACTACGAGCCCAACTCCATCGACAGCGGCTGGCCGAAGGAAACCCCGCCCGCGGCCAGCGGCGGCGGCTTCGAGAGCTATCCCGAGCGTATGGAAGGGCACAAAGTGCGGGTGCGCAGCCCGTCGTTTGCGGACCATTTCACGCAGGCCACGCTGTTCTGGAACAGCATGAGCGCACCGGAGAAGGAACACATCATCGGTGCCTACAGCTTCGAACTGGGCAAGGTCGAGCGGGTGTTCATCCGTGAGCGCCAGGTCAACGAGATCCTCGCCAATATCGATCTGGAGCTGGCGCGCCGGGTTGCCGAGAACATCGGCGTAACGCCGCCAACCGCACCGACTGTCAGCACCAAGCAGCCTAACCCGGCCAGCTCGCCAGCGCTGAGCCTGATGAATCACCTGTCGGGCAATATCAAGTCGCGCAAGGTTGCCATCCTCATTGCCAACGGTGTGGACGGCAACGCTATCGAGGCGTTCAAGAACAAGCTGGCCGATGAAGGCGCGCTGGCCAAGCTGATCGGCCCGTCGCCGGCACCGGTCAAGACCGCCGACGGTAAGATGCTGACGCCTGACGCGGCCATGGACGGTATGCCCTCGATTGCCTTCGATGCAGTCTTCGTCCCGGGCGGAGCGCAAAGTGTGCAGGCCATGACCAAGTCCGGCGTGGCCAAGCATTACCTGCTCGAAGCCTACAAACACCTCAAGCCTATAGCTGTACTAGGTGAAGCGCGTCAGCTACTGACGCTCCTCAACCTGCCGGAAGACGCTGGCTTGGTGAGCGGAGAGGATGCAGATGTAGGTACGGTGTTCGCGGCGTTTGCGCAGGCACTGGCACAACACCGCATCTGGGCGCGCGAGCCGCTAGCGGAGCAAGTACCGGCATAA
- a CDS encoding M48 family metallopeptidase encodes MNPTPSLRYLQGYPDVLQQQVRQLIAEGRLGDYLERRYPQRHQVQSDKALYGYVQQLRQTHLKSAPGIDKVLYDNRLDLTHRALGLHTAVSRVQGGKLKAKKEIRVAALFKEAAPEFLQMIVVHELAHLRESDHNRAFYKLCEYMMPGYAQTEFDLRCYLHWRELA; translated from the coding sequence ATGAACCCCACCCCCTCCCTGCGCTATCTGCAAGGTTACCCGGACGTCTTGCAACAACAGGTCCGTCAATTGATCGCCGAAGGGCGGCTGGGAGACTACCTCGAGAGACGCTATCCGCAGCGCCATCAAGTGCAGAGCGACAAGGCGCTGTATGGCTACGTTCAGCAGCTGCGCCAAACCCACTTGAAAAGCGCACCGGGCATCGACAAGGTGCTCTACGACAATCGCCTGGACCTTACCCATCGCGCGTTGGGCCTGCACACTGCGGTGTCCCGCGTGCAAGGCGGCAAGCTGAAGGCGAAGAAAGAAATCCGTGTCGCCGCGCTGTTCAAGGAAGCGGCTCCGGAATTCCTGCAGATGATCGTGGTGCATGAACTGGCGCACCTGCGCGAGAGCGACCACAACCGCGCCTTCTACAAACTCTGCGAATACATGATGCCCGGCTACGCGCAGACCGAATTCGACCTGCGCTGCTATCTGCATTGGCGGGAGCTGGCTTAA
- the znuB gene encoding zinc ABC transporter permease subunit ZnuB, with protein sequence MPDFLLNALLAGLALALVAGPLGSFVVWRRMAYFGDTLSHSALLGVALGLMLEVNLTLAVIVCCVLLAVLLVTLQQRQPLASDTLLGILAHSSLSLGLVSLSFMQDVRIDLMGYLFGDLLAVSPIDLAWIVGGSALVLLTLIPLWRPLLAVTVHEELAKVEGLPVAAIRMALMLLIAIVIAVAMKIVGVLLITSLLIIPAAAAQRHARTPEQMALGASLLGLLAVCMGLSLSWFKDTPAGPSIVVSAAALFLLSFAWRRRPG encoded by the coding sequence ATGCCTGACTTCCTCCTCAATGCACTACTCGCCGGCCTTGCGCTGGCGCTGGTCGCCGGCCCGCTTGGTTCCTTCGTGGTCTGGCGGCGCATGGCCTATTTCGGCGATACCCTCTCGCATTCCGCCCTCCTCGGCGTGGCGCTGGGCCTGATGCTGGAGGTCAACCTGACCCTGGCGGTCATCGTTTGCTGCGTGCTGCTGGCGGTGCTGTTGGTGACCTTGCAGCAGCGCCAGCCGCTGGCGTCGGACACGCTGCTGGGCATACTCGCGCACAGCAGCCTCTCGCTCGGGCTGGTGTCGCTGAGCTTCATGCAGGACGTACGCATCGACCTGATGGGCTATCTGTTCGGCGACCTGCTGGCCGTCAGCCCAATCGACCTGGCCTGGATTGTTGGCGGCAGCGCGCTGGTGCTGCTGACGCTGATTCCGCTGTGGCGGCCGTTGTTGGCGGTGACCGTACACGAGGAACTGGCGAAGGTGGAAGGGCTGCCGGTGGCGGCCATCCGGATGGCGCTGATGTTGCTGATCGCCATCGTGATCGCCGTGGCAATGAAGATCGTCGGCGTCCTGTTGATCACGTCGCTGCTGATCATTCCGGCCGCGGCGGCCCAACGCCATGCCCGCACACCGGAGCAGATGGCCCTTGGCGCCAGCCTGCTGGGGCTGTTGGCGGTCTGCATGGGGCTATCGTTGTCCTGGTTCAAGGACACTCCGGCCGGCCCGTCGATCGTGGTATCGGCCGCGGCGCTGTTCCTGCTGAGCTTCGCCTGGCGTCGCCGCCCGGGCTGA
- the znuC gene encoding zinc ABC transporter ATP-binding protein ZnuC, with protein sequence MSEALIRLDDIHVHFAKQAVLEGAELRVHRGEIVTLIGPNGAGKTTLVRAVLGLLKPDSGTVWRKPKLRVGYMPQKLHVDPTLPLSVLRFLRLVPGVDRAGALAALKEVGAEQVIDSPLQSVSGGEMQRVLLARALLREPELLVLDEPVQGVDVAGQAELYRLIGRLRERYGCGVLMVSHDLHLVMSATDQVVCLNRHVCCSGHPEQVSTDPAFVELFGQDARSLAVYHHQHDHSHDLHGSVVTGKPHVHGPNCKH encoded by the coding sequence ATGAGCGAGGCGCTGATCCGCCTGGATGATATTCATGTGCATTTCGCCAAGCAGGCTGTACTCGAGGGCGCCGAACTGCGGGTGCACCGCGGCGAAATCGTCACGCTGATCGGTCCCAACGGCGCCGGAAAGACCACCTTGGTACGCGCCGTACTCGGCCTGCTGAAGCCGGACAGCGGTACGGTCTGGCGCAAGCCGAAACTGCGTGTCGGCTATATGCCACAGAAGCTGCACGTCGACCCCACCCTGCCGCTCTCGGTGCTGCGTTTTCTACGCTTGGTGCCCGGCGTGGATCGCGCCGGAGCCTTGGCTGCGCTGAAGGAAGTCGGCGCCGAGCAGGTGATCGACAGTCCGCTGCAGTCCGTTTCGGGCGGTGAGATGCAACGGGTGCTGCTCGCGCGCGCACTGCTGCGCGAGCCGGAGCTGCTGGTGCTGGACGAGCCGGTACAGGGCGTCGATGTCGCCGGCCAGGCCGAGCTCTACCGATTAATCGGCCGGCTGCGCGAACGTTACGGCTGCGGCGTGCTGATGGTGTCTCATGACCTGCACCTGGTGATGAGCGCCACCGATCAGGTGGTTTGCCTGAATCGCCACGTCTGTTGCTCCGGCCATCCGGAACAGGTCAGCACGGACCCGGCCTTCGTCGAGCTGTTCGGCCAGGACGCGCGTAGCCTCGCGGTCTACCACCACCAGCATGACCATAGCCATGACCTGCACGGCAGCGTGGTCACCGGCAAACCCCACGTCCACGGCCCGAATTGCAAGCACTGA
- the zur gene encoding zinc uptake transcriptional repressor Zur, translating to MPKSPLACTPHDHDHCVSHALAEADQLCERSGVRLTALRKRVLELVWQSHKPLGAYDILAELTAQDGRRAAPPTVYRALDFLLENGLVHRIASLNAFIGCNHPEHPHQGQFLICRNCHTAIELEQPSISEAIDQAARSVGFQVEGQTVEVVGLCAPCRSAA from the coding sequence ATGCCCAAGTCTCCGCTGGCCTGCACGCCCCACGACCACGATCACTGCGTCAGCCATGCGCTGGCCGAAGCCGATCAGCTCTGCGAGCGCTCTGGTGTCCGTTTGACGGCACTGCGCAAGCGCGTGCTGGAGTTGGTCTGGCAAAGTCACAAGCCACTCGGCGCCTATGACATCCTTGCCGAACTGACGGCCCAGGACGGCCGCCGCGCCGCACCGCCCACCGTCTACCGCGCGCTGGATTTCCTGCTGGAGAACGGCTTGGTGCACCGCATCGCCTCGCTCAACGCCTTTATTGGCTGCAACCATCCCGAGCATCCACACCAGGGCCAGTTCCTGATCTGCCGCAACTGTCACACCGCCATCGAGCTGGAACAGCCGAGCATCAGCGAGGCCATCGATCAAGCCGCGCGCAGCGTGGGTTTCCAGGTCGAAGGCCAGACGGTGGAAGTGGTCGGCCTCTGCGCGCCGTGCCGGAGCGCCGCATGA
- the znuA gene encoding zinc ABC transporter substrate-binding protein ZnuA, giving the protein MFRLFSIPLLVTASLFGTAQAHAEVEVLTSIKPLQLIAAAVQDGVGKPAVLLPPGASPHHYAMRPSDVRQIRSADLFYWIGPDMEGFLSPVLEGRKGPNVAMQSLPGLTLRHFGEAANEHEHEHHDEHAHEAHGDHSEQAHDEHDDQTHEAADDQAVDHDEHDHAHRPGSLDAHLWLLPANAVKIAEGMAQDMAKADPANAKRYQANLAAFKQRLGALDKRLSQRLSKIRTKPFFVFHEAYEYFEAAYGIQHAGVFTAGGEAQPGARHVAAMRERLEEAGPSCVFYEPPVRPRLADSLTRGLPVKVAELDALGYGIDASADGYERLIDNLGNSLAGCLESL; this is encoded by the coding sequence GTGTTCCGTCTTTTTTCGATACCTCTTTTAGTAACCGCCAGCCTTTTCGGCACTGCCCAGGCCCATGCCGAGGTCGAGGTGCTGACCAGCATCAAGCCTCTGCAGCTGATCGCTGCTGCCGTTCAGGACGGTGTCGGCAAACCTGCGGTCCTGCTTCCACCCGGTGCCTCGCCCCATCATTACGCCATGCGTCCATCCGACGTACGGCAGATCCGCAGCGCTGATCTTTTTTACTGGATCGGCCCGGATATGGAAGGTTTTCTCTCGCCAGTGCTGGAGGGTCGCAAGGGACCGAACGTGGCGATGCAGTCGCTGCCCGGACTGACGCTGCGTCACTTCGGCGAGGCTGCCAACGAGCATGAGCATGAGCATCACGACGAGCATGCACACGAGGCGCATGGCGATCACTCCGAGCAGGCACATGATGAGCATGACGACCAGACTCATGAGGCAGCCGACGACCAAGCCGTCGATCACGACGAACACGACCATGCCCACCGCCCCGGCAGCCTGGACGCGCACCTCTGGTTGCTGCCCGCCAATGCCGTGAAGATCGCTGAAGGGATGGCGCAGGACATGGCTAAGGCAGATCCGGCTAACGCCAAGCGCTACCAAGCCAACCTCGCGGCGTTCAAGCAGCGGCTGGGTGCGCTCGATAAGCGGCTCAGCCAGCGTCTGAGCAAGATCCGAACCAAGCCTTTCTTCGTCTTTCACGAAGCCTATGAGTATTTCGAAGCCGCCTATGGGATCCAGCACGCCGGCGTCTTCACCGCTGGTGGCGAAGCCCAGCCCGGGGCGCGGCATGTTGCTGCGATGCGTGAACGCCTGGAGGAGGCCGGCCCGAGCTGCGTGTTTTACGAGCCTCCGGTTCGTCCGCGCCTGGCCGATAGCCTGACCCGCGGCCTACCGGTAAAGGTCGCCGAGCTGGACGCCCTGGGCTACGGCATCGATGCCTCCGCAGACGGTTATGAGCGGTTGATCGACAACCTCGGCAATTCGCTGGCCGGCTGCCTGGAATCGCTCTGA